The following is a genomic window from Laspinema palackyanum D2c.
GTTTTTGGGTCATGCTGGGAATGCTCCTCGGTCCCTTGACTGCCATCATTTTTGGCCTGTATTTTAGCAACACGATCGCCAAACCCCTCGGGGCCAAAATTGTCGGGGTGGTTCGAGTCGCGGAAAAGATTTCCTCCGGAGACTTGACCACCCAGGTGAAGGTGACGGAAACTCAGGATGAAATTGGCCGGTTAACGGTTGCTTTTGCTCAGATGACCCAAAAGTTAAATTCCTTAATTCGTCAGGTCCAACATTCGGGAATTCAAATCACCAGTTCCACTACAGAAATTGCAGCATCGGGCAAACAATTAGAAGCGACGGTGACAGAACAAGTGGCTTCGACGAACCAAGTCGTCGCCACGGCTAAAGAAATTGCGGCCACCTCTGGCGAATTAGTTAAAACAATGGATCAAGTCGGGGAACTCGCCGGACAAACGGCAATTGCTGCCGGAACCGGGCAACAAGAAATTGTTCGCATGGAAACGACGATGCGCCAATTAGCTAATGCTACCGCTTCGATTTCTGCCAAATTGGGGGTGATTAGCGAAAAAGCAAATAACATTAATAGTGTGGTGACTACCATTACCAAAGTGGCGGATCAGACTAATTTGCTCTCTCTCAATGCGGCGATTGAAGCTGAAAAAGCGGGGGAATATGGCACAGGTTTTGCGGTGGTTGCCCGGGAAATTCGGCGACTGGCGGACCAAACGGCGATCGCCACGTTGGATATTGAAAGTATGGTCAAAGATATGCAATCGGCTGTTTCCACTGGGGTGATGGAAATGGATAAATTCACCACAGAAGTCAGCCGAGGGGTTGAGGATGTTCGCACCATCAGCGGCCAAATTGGTAAGATTATTGAGCGGGTTCAAAGTCTGACTCCCCGATTTGATGCGGTGACTAAAGGTATGGAGGATCAATCGGAAGGGGCTCAACAAATTAGTGATGCAATGGTTCAACTGAGTGAAGCCTCCCGACAAACGGCCCAATCTCTGCGGGATACCAATCGGGCGATCGAGCAATTAAATGAAGCCGCTCAAGGATTGCAACGAGAAATCTCGTTTTTCAAGGTGCAAATCTAAGGGGCGATCGGCGCTATTTCTGCTCCCCTCCCTGACCCCAGGAGGTTGTTGAGGCCGAACCCCAACTCTCACTCACACAGAGGGGAGAGCGATGGAAACCCAACACCTGTCAAGTTGACGGAGTAAGGTTGACCGCATTTTTGTAAAAACCCGAAAGTCTGGGTATTGCTGATGATAAAACCCGGGTTTTTGGAGAAAATTATTGCCAATTCTTAACCCAGAAAGGGCAATGAAACCCGGTTTCTCGTCCCGGGGTCATCCGACTCCTTATGATACTCCATACGGTATTTAAAGGTCTATAAAAACGGATTGTAGAGGCGCAATGCGCAGGCCCCTAAAAATACCGCTTGACGCGGCTCGTTTTTATAGACTTATCAGTACCGTATGGAGTATGACCGAGCATCTGACTATTACTCCTGTGCAAAATTATCCCCCTCATGGAGAGTTGCTCTATGACTGAAAAGTGCTGGAACCAAATCGGAATAGAGGGCGATCGCTCTTGTCCCGAACTCAATACAGTCATCCATTGCCGAAACTGCCCTGTTTATACCAGTGCCGGTCGCAGTTTATTGGAACGGGACGCCCCAGAAAACTACCGGGCTGAATGGACGGATTTACTCGCTCAAACCCCCTCAACCCTAACGAGCGATCGCCAGACCCTTCCCCAACTACAACGAGCGACAGCGGAATTCTTTGACCCACTTTCTCTGCTGATCTTTCGCCTCGGGGTAGAATGGTTAGCCCTGGCCGCCTCTACCTTCCAAGAAATCACTCAGCCTTGCACCATTCATACCTTACCCCACCGAACTAACGAAATTCTCCTGGGCTTAGTGAATATTCGAGGGGAACTTTTGCCCTGCATTTCTCTGAGAAATCTCCTAGGGTTGGAACCCCCAGGCACTTATCCGAAACCGTTAAACGGTCCAGGGAATTTGACGCGGACGGTTTATTCCCGTATGGTCGTTGTGAATATTCAAGGAGATATCTGGGTCTTTTCCGTAGATGAAATTGAGGGAATTCACCGATGCGATCGCCATTTGATTGAAGAAGTCCCAGCGGTGGTTTCCAAAGCCCCGATTACTTATACTCAATACATTGTAAACTGGCAAGACAAAAAAGTAAATTACCTGGATGAAGAATTTGTATTTTCTACTCTGAAACGGAGGATTTTGTGAAACACCATGAACAAGATTTAAGTCAATTATCCATGCTCGATTTATTCGGGATGGAGGTTGAAACCCAATCGGCTCTATTAAATGAAAATTTATTAAGCCTAGAAAATCACAGTCAGTCCGGCCAAGAACTCGAAGCGTTAATGCGGGGTGCTCATTCGATTAAAGGGGCGGCCCGGATTGTTCAAATTGAGGAAGCGGTCCAGATTGCTCATCGGATGGAGGACTATTTTGTAGCCGCCAAGGAAGGTCGAATCGTGGTTTCAGAAAACCATATTGATGTGCTACTTTCCGCCGTGGACCTGCTCTTGAGTATGAGCAAGGTGAGGGAACCGGAGTTAAAAGGCTGGATGCAGCACCATCAGCCGGAAATTGACCTGATCGCCAGCCAAATCCAGGAGATTGCCTCCCCAGCTCCCCTAGCTCCCCCAGCTCCCCCAGCTCCCCCAGAATTGGGCGCTCACGAGCCGGAACCCCCATCCCCACCTGAACCGCAGGATAACCCCGTTGACCCCCCCCCTTCCCCGCTCCTGGTTCCTTTTCCAGACACTGCACCGCCTCCAACGGTGAGGGCGCAATCCCCTTCCTCCTCTGGTTCCAGTGGCGATCGCGTCGTCCGCTTAAGTGCAGACAACTTAAATCGATTAATGGGTCTAGCCGGGGAGTCCCTGATTGAAGCCAATTGGTTACAACCCTTTGCCGATTCCCTACTCAAACTCAAAAAACACCAGACCGAATTATCAAAAACCCTAGAAAAATTAGAAAGTTCATTGAGCGACCCTCAAAGGAGTCAATTGGCAAAAACTCACATAGAAAGCGCTCAAATTCATCAAAAAGAATGCTTAGAAATTCTCACGAATCGCATCAACGAACTCGAACTTTTTTCCCGTCGTTTTGCTAACCTTTCCGACCGTCTCTATCGGGAAGTAATTGACAGTCACATGAGACCTTTTGCTGAAGGGATTGCGGGGTTTCCGCGCATGATGCGAGACTTAGCTAAACAACTAGGGAAGTCCGTAAATTTTGAAATCATGGGCAAATCTACCAAGGTTGACCGCGATATTTTAGAGAAGCTAGAAGCTCCCCTGACTCAAATTTTGCGAAATGCGATCGCCCACGGGATCGAATCACCCCGGGAACGGATTGAGAAAGGAAAACCCCCGGAAGGAACTGTGCGCCTCGAAGCGGTTCATCGCGGTGGAATGCTGTTGATTACAATTTCTGATGATGGTCGAGGCATCAATTTAGCCGAGGTCCGGCAACAGGTGATTGCTAATCAATTGGTCAATCCTGAGTTTGCCCATCAGCTCACCGATACGGAACTGATGGAATTTTTATTTTTACCCAGCTTTTCCACGGTTACGGAGGTGACTGAAATTTCTGGACGCGGTGTCGGGTTAGATATTGCCAAGGGCATGATGCAAGAAGTCGGGGGGTTATTGCGTGCTCAGTCTGAACTGGGAAAAGGGACCCGTTTTCATCTGCAATTGCCCTTAACGCTCTCGGTGATTCGCACCCTGTTAGTGGAAATTTCGGCAGAACCCTACGGGGTTCCTCTCGCCCGAATTGATCGGATTGTTCAGATTAAGCGGGGGGAACTCTTTGTTGTGGAAAACCGGCAATATTTTAGCCTTAATGGTCAAAATGTTAGTCTGGTGAGTGCTCATCAAGTTCTGGAATTAGAAAAGAGTGAACTGAATGAGGAGTTGTTATCGGTGATTGTGATGAGCGATCGCAGCAACTATTATGGCTTAGTGGTCGATCGCTTCCTCGGTGAGCGAGATTTGGTGGTCCGCCCCCTAGACTCCCGTCTGGGCAAGGTCCGAGATATTAGTGCGGCAGCATTAATGGAAGATGGGTCTCCCGTTTTAATTATTGATGTGGAAGATTTAGTGCGATCGCTGGATCTGCTTCTCAGTAGTGGCCGGTTAAGTCAAATTACCCAGGATACCCAAGTCAAAGAGTCCAAACATCATAAAAAAATTCTGGTGGTTGATGATTCGATTACGGTCCGAGAAATG
Proteins encoded in this region:
- a CDS encoding hybrid sensor histidine kinase/response regulator, which produces MKHHEQDLSQLSMLDLFGMEVETQSALLNENLLSLENHSQSGQELEALMRGAHSIKGAARIVQIEEAVQIAHRMEDYFVAAKEGRIVVSENHIDVLLSAVDLLLSMSKVREPELKGWMQHHQPEIDLIASQIQEIASPAPLAPPAPPAPPELGAHEPEPPSPPEPQDNPVDPPPSPLLVPFPDTAPPPTVRAQSPSSSGSSGDRVVRLSADNLNRLMGLAGESLIEANWLQPFADSLLKLKKHQTELSKTLEKLESSLSDPQRSQLAKTHIESAQIHQKECLEILTNRINELELFSRRFANLSDRLYREVIDSHMRPFAEGIAGFPRMMRDLAKQLGKSVNFEIMGKSTKVDRDILEKLEAPLTQILRNAIAHGIESPRERIEKGKPPEGTVRLEAVHRGGMLLITISDDGRGINLAEVRQQVIANQLVNPEFAHQLTDTELMEFLFLPSFSTVTEVTEISGRGVGLDIAKGMMQEVGGLLRAQSELGKGTRFHLQLPLTLSVIRTLLVEISAEPYGVPLARIDRIVQIKRGELFVVENRQYFSLNGQNVSLVSAHQVLELEKSELNEELLSVIVMSDRSNYYGLVVDRFLGERDLVVRPLDSRLGKVRDISAAALMEDGSPVLIIDVEDLVRSLDLLLSSGRLSQITQDTQVKESKHHKKILVVDDSITVREMERKLLQNKGYKVDIAVNGIDAWNAARTGEYDLIITDVDMPRMNGIELVNHLKSHAKLKSTPVIIVSYKDREEDRLLGLEAGANYYLTKSSFHDDTFLNAVMDMIGTADES
- a CDS encoding chemotaxis protein CheW; amino-acid sequence: MTEKCWNQIGIEGDRSCPELNTVIHCRNCPVYTSAGRSLLERDAPENYRAEWTDLLAQTPSTLTSDRQTLPQLQRATAEFFDPLSLLIFRLGVEWLALAASTFQEITQPCTIHTLPHRTNEILLGLVNIRGELLPCISLRNLLGLEPPGTYPKPLNGPGNLTRTVYSRMVVVNIQGDIWVFSVDEIEGIHRCDRHLIEEVPAVVSKAPITYTQYIVNWQDKKVNYLDEEFVFSTLKRRIL
- a CDS encoding methyl-accepting chemotaxis protein produces the protein MFRNLSLQARMLAAFIFMGLIVLIVALVGWGGNHRLSNRLDTITGNAMPSAIALWKIKEGQTQIQAAERLLLNPRSTSDRRTIAKQRINRAWQQINQGFAEYSNILNKDPEEDRLYNQFMQAWNQWKGLHENFLQLNQEFEAYGIFQPWETQIQLWEARQSNSPQMATARAAAEVLESMNAQRARINIPAYQAAEETLQEVVAYNQEVAAQVVTQAEQDVAQSSFWVMLGMLLGPLTAIIFGLYFSNTIAKPLGAKIVGVVRVAEKISSGDLTTQVKVTETQDEIGRLTVAFAQMTQKLNSLIRQVQHSGIQITSSTTEIAASGKQLEATVTEQVASTNQVVATAKEIAATSGELVKTMDQVGELAGQTAIAAGTGQQEIVRMETTMRQLANATASISAKLGVISEKANNINSVVTTITKVADQTNLLSLNAAIEAEKAGEYGTGFAVVAREIRRLADQTAIATLDIESMVKDMQSAVSTGVMEMDKFTTEVSRGVEDVRTISGQIGKIIERVQSLTPRFDAVTKGMEDQSEGAQQISDAMVQLSEASRQTAQSLRDTNRAIEQLNEAAQGLQREISFFKVQI